One window of Candidatus Methylacidiphilales bacterium genomic DNA carries:
- a CDS encoding ribonucleoside-diphosphate reductase subunit alpha, with amino-acid sequence MSTTLSDTHLASGTSSSDYPQVIRRDLTPSAANTKPRVVPWLGHKIEHAVQAACVELGIDAPVGAQVRAEIEFRMRKERPLFIHIEQLQDLVEETLLEIGQPRVAIAYGKYRARRAALRELQAEQGHADSPDQLELATREQLAEIRARISFAKIGLHLTLSEGDLISRLLRSASMSLSKEEQRDTIILNAKNLLDVDADSRFLAGRLLLTYIYEETLPWKITDGIDALKAAHIKAFLDYIPKGIEFQRLNPALADFNLRELAEALDPFADLQFDFLGVQTLYDRYLIHHTVDKVNGGKKRLESPQMFWMRVAMGLSLNEPQKNQRAIEFYNVYKTKRGCSSTPTLFNAGTLHSQLSSCYLLYCGDSIEEITETWRRFSMLSKWAGGLGCSWTAVRGTGAHIMGTNGESSGIIPFLKVSNDIAIAVNQGGKRPGALCSYLELWHTDVEDFLDLRKETGDDRRRTHNMNTAHWIPDLFMKRLKDISDGKLPKDATWTLFRSNETPDLVELYGKAFEDRYHEYERLADEGKVYGRKIRILALWKKMIEMIFETGHPWFTWKDPANVRSPQDHAGVIHNSNLCTEIELNTSSDEVAVCNLASVNLPEHLREDGSIDHDKLRTTVTVLMRMLDNVIDINYYPVEAAANSNYRHRPVGLGVMGLQDVLYKKGVSFDSPEAVDINDELLEAIAYYAYSASSDLAAERGSYSSFHGSKWQRGLMPLDTLDLLEQERGCPLMVDRKSRLDWGALREKIQRQGMRNSNCLAIAPTATISNIMGSTPCIEPTYKHIHTKSNLSGDFVRTNDFLVKKLQDLNLWDDEMLADLKYFDGSIQPIDRIPAEVKRVFKTAFEIEPTWILQCAAVRQKWIDQAQSTNLFLGENDARTASFMYREAWERGLKTTYYLRTFNKSAIDSANRERKKNAEDNGKRDYTPDEVQACSLEAMRNGGTCEACQ; translated from the coding sequence ATGTCCACCACCCTTTCCGACACCCACCTCGCGTCTGGAACTTCATCCTCGGACTACCCCCAGGTCATCCGCCGCGATCTCACCCCCTCCGCCGCCAACACCAAGCCGCGGGTCGTCCCCTGGCTCGGACACAAGATCGAGCACGCCGTCCAGGCCGCCTGCGTGGAACTGGGCATCGACGCCCCCGTCGGGGCCCAGGTGCGGGCCGAGATCGAATTCCGCATGCGCAAGGAGCGCCCGCTCTTCATCCACATCGAACAGCTCCAGGACCTCGTCGAGGAAACCCTCCTCGAGATCGGCCAGCCCCGCGTCGCCATCGCCTACGGCAAGTACCGCGCCCGCCGCGCCGCCCTGCGCGAACTCCAGGCCGAACAGGGCCACGCCGACAGCCCCGACCAGCTTGAGCTCGCCACCCGCGAACAACTGGCCGAAATCCGCGCCCGCATCTCCTTCGCCAAGATCGGCCTCCACCTCACGCTCTCGGAAGGCGATCTCATCTCCCGACTCCTCCGCAGCGCCTCAATGTCCCTCTCCAAGGAGGAACAACGCGACACCATCATCCTCAACGCCAAGAACCTCCTCGACGTCGACGCCGATTCCCGCTTCCTCGCCGGTCGGCTCCTCCTGACCTACATCTACGAGGAAACCCTGCCCTGGAAGATCACCGACGGCATCGACGCCCTCAAGGCCGCCCACATCAAGGCCTTCCTCGACTACATCCCCAAGGGCATCGAGTTCCAACGTCTCAATCCCGCCCTGGCCGACTTCAACCTCCGCGAGCTGGCCGAGGCCCTCGACCCCTTCGCCGACCTCCAGTTCGACTTCCTCGGCGTCCAGACCCTCTACGACCGCTACCTCATCCACCACACGGTCGACAAGGTCAATGGCGGCAAGAAACGCCTCGAATCCCCCCAGATGTTCTGGATGCGCGTCGCCATGGGCCTTTCCCTCAACGAGCCCCAGAAAAACCAGCGCGCCATCGAGTTCTACAACGTCTACAAGACCAAGCGCGGCTGCTCCTCCACCCCCACGCTCTTCAACGCCGGCACGCTCCACTCGCAGCTCTCCAGTTGCTACCTCCTCTACTGCGGCGACTCCATCGAGGAAATCACCGAGACCTGGCGCCGCTTCTCCATGCTCTCCAAGTGGGCCGGCGGCCTCGGCTGCTCCTGGACCGCCGTCCGCGGCACCGGCGCCCACATCATGGGCACCAACGGGGAATCCTCCGGCATCATCCCCTTCCTCAAGGTCTCGAACGACATCGCCATCGCCGTCAACCAGGGCGGCAAGCGCCCGGGCGCCCTCTGCTCCTACCTCGAGCTCTGGCACACCGATGTCGAAGACTTCCTCGACCTGCGCAAGGAAACCGGCGACGACCGCCGCCGCACCCACAACATGAACACGGCCCACTGGATCCCGGACCTGTTCATGAAGCGCCTCAAGGACATCTCCGACGGCAAGCTGCCCAAGGACGCCACCTGGACGCTCTTCCGCTCCAACGAAACCCCCGACCTAGTCGAGCTCTACGGCAAGGCCTTCGAGGACCGCTACCACGAATACGAGCGTCTCGCCGACGAAGGCAAGGTCTACGGCCGCAAGATCCGCATCCTCGCCCTCTGGAAGAAGATGATCGAAATGATCTTCGAGACCGGCCACCCCTGGTTCACCTGGAAGGATCCCGCCAACGTCCGCAGCCCCCAGGACCACGCCGGGGTCATCCACAACTCCAACCTCTGCACCGAGATCGAACTCAACACCTCCTCGGATGAGGTCGCCGTCTGCAACCTCGCCTCGGTCAACCTCCCGGAACACCTGCGCGAAGACGGCAGCATCGACCACGACAAGCTCCGCACCACCGTCACCGTCCTCATGCGGATGTTGGACAACGTCATCGACATCAACTACTACCCCGTCGAGGCCGCCGCCAACTCCAACTACCGCCACCGCCCGGTCGGGCTCGGCGTCATGGGCCTGCAGGACGTGCTCTACAAAAAAGGAGTTTCCTTCGACTCCCCCGAAGCCGTCGACATCAACGACGAACTCCTCGAGGCCATCGCCTACTACGCCTACAGCGCCTCCAGCGACCTGGCGGCTGAGCGCGGCAGCTATTCCTCCTTCCACGGCTCGAAGTGGCAGCGCGGCCTCATGCCGCTCGACACCCTCGACCTCCTCGAACAGGAACGCGGGTGCCCGCTCATGGTCGACCGCAAGAGCCGCCTCGATTGGGGCGCGCTGCGGGAGAAAATCCAGCGCCAGGGCATGCGGAACTCCAACTGCCTCGCCATCGCCCCCACCGCCACGATTTCGAACATCATGGGCTCGACCCCCTGCATCGAACCCACCTACAAACACATCCACACCAAGTCCAACCTCTCCGGCGACTTCGTCCGCACCAACGACTTCCTGGTGAAAAAACTCCAGGACCTCAACCTCTGGGACGACGAGATGCTGGCCGACTTGAAGTACTTTGACGGATCGATCCAGCCGATCGACCGCATCCCGGCCGAGGTGAAGCGCGTTTTCAAGACCGCCTTCGAGATCGAGCCCACCTGGATCTTGCAATGCGCCGCCGTCCGCCAGAAGTGGATCGACCAGGCCCAGAGCACCAACCTCTTCCTGGGAGAAAACGACGCCCGCACCGCCAGCTTCATGTACCGCGAAGCCTGGGAGAGGGGACTCAAGACGACGTATTATCTGCGCACTTTCAACAAGAGCGCCATCGATAGCGCCAACCGCGAGCGCAAGAAGAACGCCGAGGACAATGGCAAGCGGGACTACACCCCCGACGAAGTCCAAGCCTGCTCCCTCGAAGCCATGCGCAACGGTGGAACCTGCGAGGCCTGCCAGTGA
- a CDS encoding ribonucleotide-diphosphate reductase subunit beta, which produces MSLELLTPTDQQTPDAFDTIAEREDGNFIIVSFRNKTFKLDREKARARKDAKRVINGLRTAELNIMPLKYHEAYRIYKQMKANHWEPDVIDMTKDCTTWNSPNGLTARERWIIEMGVGYFSAAEGIVGDSVLHVIEDNLTAAELKHASLRWIAEESIHMDSLLHIIGSLNIDQDEVTAKFNDIPSIKAKNAFITRHMPELKMGLDLTVTGNKQKFAKAIFGISQVLEGTQFYALFAMILSLHRQNKMTGVGQMFQYTLRDESNHISLGRYIFTQLVAENPDIMTPEFREELRTFMREGVALEKEFVKDCLPEDAVGMTQKDFLEYVDFNADRRLTSVGLEPLSNVKSNPFLWLDEVIFLKKEKNFFETRVTEYQTGGSMKNSNEDDLI; this is translated from the coding sequence ATGTCACTCGAACTTCTCACTCCCACCGATCAACAGACCCCCGACGCCTTCGACACCATTGCCGAACGCGAGGACGGGAATTTCATCATCGTCTCCTTCCGTAACAAGACCTTCAAACTTGATCGCGAGAAAGCACGTGCCCGCAAGGACGCCAAGCGCGTCATCAATGGCTTGCGCACCGCCGAGCTCAACATCATGCCCCTCAAGTACCACGAGGCCTACCGCATCTACAAACAGATGAAGGCCAACCATTGGGAGCCCGACGTCATCGACATGACCAAGGACTGCACCACTTGGAATTCCCCCAACGGCCTGACCGCCCGCGAACGCTGGATCATTGAAATGGGCGTCGGCTACTTTTCCGCCGCCGAAGGCATCGTGGGCGACTCCGTCCTCCACGTCATCGAGGACAATCTTACCGCCGCCGAACTCAAGCACGCCTCCCTCCGCTGGATCGCCGAGGAGTCCATCCACATGGACTCGCTCCTCCACATCATCGGCTCGCTCAACATCGACCAGGATGAAGTCACGGCCAAGTTCAACGACATCCCCTCGATCAAGGCCAAGAACGCCTTCATCACCCGCCACATGCCCGAACTGAAGATGGGCCTCGACCTCACCGTCACCGGCAACAAGCAAAAGTTCGCCAAAGCCATCTTCGGCATCTCCCAGGTCTTGGAGGGCACGCAGTTCTACGCCCTCTTCGCCATGATCCTCTCCCTCCACCGCCAGAACAAGATGACCGGGGTCGGCCAGATGTTCCAATACACCCTGCGCGACGAATCCAACCACATCTCGCTCGGCCGTTACATCTTCACCCAGCTCGTGGCCGAGAACCCCGACATCATGACCCCGGAATTCCGCGAGGAACTCCGCACGTTCATGAGGGAAGGCGTCGCCTTGGAAAAAGAATTCGTCAAAGACTGTCTCCCCGAGGACGCCGTCGGCATGACCCAGAAGGACTTCCTCGAATACGTCGACTTCAACGCCGACCGCCGCCTCACCAGCGTCGGCCTCGAACCCCTCTCGAACGTCAAGTCGAACCCCTTCCTCTGGCTCGACGAGGTCATCTTCCTCAAGAAGGAGAAGAACTTCTTCGAAACCCGCGTCACCGAGTACCAAACCGGCGGCAGCATGAAGAACTCCAACGAGGACGACCTGATCTGA
- a CDS encoding DUF4465 domain-containing protein, whose product MKKSVFAGIILLALAVPVTRAAVVGFEGLSLGSPLTDGSIQYGSTGTHYWNGSNATGNFTTQGATFLNIYNTSFDSWEGFAYSNTTDTTTPGFGNQYSAFPGSGAGGSSHYAIGYQPFSDPWNLTFVADEDFTGRGLEVTNTTYVARDMLTGSGFSKKFGGTSGNDADWFLLSIEGRNNNVSQGTVNFYLADYRFANNSLDYILDEWTFVDLSALGVVDELRFTLTSSDNGMFGMNTPAYFALDNVGAIPEPSVVTLLVWAGGGALLLARRRRAAART is encoded by the coding sequence ATGAAAAAGTCAGTCTTCGCCGGGATCATCCTCCTGGCCCTAGCCGTTCCCGTGACCCGGGCGGCCGTCGTCGGGTTCGAGGGCCTTTCCCTCGGATCCCCCCTCACCGATGGTTCCATCCAATACGGATCCACCGGCACCCACTACTGGAATGGTTCCAACGCCACCGGCAATTTCACCACCCAGGGTGCGACCTTCCTCAATATCTACAACACCAGCTTCGACAGTTGGGAAGGATTCGCCTACTCCAACACCACGGACACCACCACCCCGGGATTCGGCAACCAATACAGCGCCTTCCCGGGTTCGGGTGCCGGGGGATCCTCGCATTACGCCATCGGCTACCAACCGTTCAGCGACCCCTGGAATCTGACCTTTGTCGCCGACGAGGATTTCACGGGACGCGGGTTGGAGGTCACCAACACCACCTACGTCGCCCGCGACATGCTGACCGGCTCCGGCTTCAGCAAAAAGTTCGGCGGGACTTCCGGGAATGATGCCGACTGGTTCCTGCTCAGCATCGAGGGCCGGAACAACAACGTCTCCCAAGGCACGGTCAACTTCTACCTGGCCGACTACCGGTTCGCCAACAACAGCCTCGACTACATCCTCGATGAGTGGACCTTCGTCGACCTCTCCGCCTTGGGCGTGGTCGATGAACTCCGGTTCACACTCACATCGAGCGACAACGGCATGTTTGGCATGAACACCCCGGCCTACTTCGCTCTGGACAATGTCGGGGCGATCCCCGAGCCCTCGGTGGTGACCCTGCTTGTGTGGGCGGGCGGTGGAGCCCTCCTGCTGGCCCGGAGACGCCGCGCTGCTGCCAGAACGTGA
- a CDS encoding type II secretion system protein, with protein sequence MTAPLTFTGRRAFSLVELLVVLAITALLAGMLYPAVERSRMSALTITSTSNLRQLALANLAYLSENGRYAPADDQSNKKRWHGGRTSVGKPFDPTQGYLSPYLGGSRAVSLCPVLKQQLTGGGTFEEGTGGYGYNASYVGGTPSWAYNSDGSRVSARAADIVLPSTTVMFTSSAYANGDHVQEYPYSEPPFWDFGDGPSGFRPSPTTHFRFNGKALVAWCDGHVALVAKETREVGDNPHNGDAVAQQLGWFGPDEENGFWNPKREP encoded by the coding sequence ATGACCGCTCCCCTCACCTTCACGGGTCGCCGGGCCTTCAGCCTGGTTGAGCTCCTGGTGGTATTGGCCATCACCGCCCTGCTGGCTGGGATGCTCTACCCGGCGGTCGAACGCAGCCGCATGTCCGCCCTCACCATCACCAGCACCAGCAACCTGCGCCAACTCGCACTGGCCAACCTGGCCTACCTCTCGGAAAACGGCCGTTACGCGCCTGCGGATGACCAATCGAACAAGAAACGCTGGCACGGCGGTCGCACCTCGGTAGGAAAACCCTTCGACCCGACCCAGGGATACCTGTCCCCCTACCTCGGTGGAAGCAGGGCCGTGAGCCTGTGTCCGGTGCTGAAGCAACAACTGACCGGGGGTGGAACCTTCGAAGAAGGAACCGGCGGCTACGGCTACAACGCCTCATACGTCGGCGGCACCCCGTCATGGGCTTACAACAGCGATGGCTCGCGGGTCTCGGCCCGTGCGGCCGACATCGTCCTACCCTCCACCACGGTCATGTTCACCTCGTCCGCCTACGCCAACGGCGACCATGTCCAGGAATACCCCTACAGCGAACCGCCCTTCTGGGATTTCGGCGACGGGCCCTCGGGCTTCCGGCCATCGCCCACGACCCACTTCCGTTTCAACGGAAAAGCCCTGGTGGCGTGGTGCGACGGGCATGTCGCGCTGGTGGCCAAGGAAACCCGCGAGGTGGGTGACAATCCACACAATGGCGATGCGGTGGCCCAACAACTGGGTTGGTTCGGACCGGACGAAGAAAACGGCTTTTGGAATCCCAAACGTGAGCCTTGA
- a CDS encoding DUF5522 domain-containing protein, with amino-acid sequence MSLENERWFDPTIPLDPQLQPEADFYLENGLVVFTAAYLLKRGHCCESGCRHCPYQKKSS; translated from the coding sequence GTGAGCCTTGAAAACGAGCGTTGGTTCGATCCGACCATCCCGCTGGATCCTCAACTCCAGCCGGAGGCGGATTTTTACCTTGAGAACGGACTGGTGGTTTTCACCGCCGCCTATCTCCTCAAGCGCGGGCACTGTTGTGAAAGCGGGTGCCGCCATTGTCCGTACCAGAAAAAATCATCCTGA
- a CDS encoding transposase: protein MTPKNRKHPAHGVWDLPCDAGLIVFLTVCTKDRLPWLADPSVHALLRETWLAADDWKVMRYVLMPDHLHLLCYPSSDGPLERWVRYWKSSFTQKHKNPDHRWQTDHWDRRLRGSESLTEKWAYILENPVRYGLVAKSSDWSYQGTLTDP from the coding sequence ATGACGCCGAAGAACAGAAAACATCCGGCGCACGGTGTATGGGATCTGCCTTGTGACGCTGGCTTGATTGTTTTTCTGACAGTCTGCACGAAAGACCGTTTGCCCTGGTTGGCTGATCCTTCTGTTCATGCCCTGCTGCGTGAGACCTGGCTTGCGGCTGATGATTGGAAGGTTATGCGATACGTGTTGATGCCGGATCACCTCCATTTGCTTTGTTATCCTTCTTCCGATGGCCCTTTAGAAAGGTGGGTCCGTTACTGGAAGTCGTCGTTCACCCAAAAGCACAAAAATCCAGATCATCGCTGGCAGACGGACCATTGGGACCGGCGTTTGCGCGGCAGCGAGAGCCTGACAGAAAAGTGGGCCTACATTTTGGAAAATCCAGTAAGATATGGATTGGTCGCCAAGTCGTCGGATTGGTCATATCAAGGAACCTTGACCGACCCGTAG
- the glmM gene encoding phosphoglucosamine mutase: MSTPRKYFGTDGIRGPFGTFPMVPDFAWRSGRAAAQQFAARHASPLIVIGRDTRQSGFVLEEALASGLRAGGAMVQRVGVLPTAAVSLVTLRRNAAAGIMISASHNDACDNGIKFFGPDGFKLDDATEAALEKLIDAAPQPHGSFQPESSSFGAQPEAFDLYLDTLKATLPGGFRLDGRRLAVDAAHGAAWETTPQLLREFGAGVHVVGASPDGTNINAGCGSLHPGLLAGFIREHPGTIGICHDGDADRLIMIDESGEPLDGDELMAIVAARALEQDTLKNRTLVATVMSNLGLNEVLEQRGGRVERTAVGDRYVLEALRTGGHTLGGEQSGHILFLEHLPSGDGLLAALQILRVVVESGRPLTELRRVMPKYPQKLVGLKVREKRPLPSMPAVEAAVRKVESAMGSKGRVLLRYSGTENKARLLLEYAESAPLDGWCEEILAPLRAEIGV; the protein is encoded by the coding sequence ATGAGCACCCCGCGCAAATACTTCGGCACCGACGGCATCCGTGGTCCGTTTGGTACCTTCCCCATGGTTCCGGATTTCGCCTGGCGAAGCGGACGTGCCGCCGCCCAACAGTTTGCCGCCCGCCACGCCTCACCCCTCATCGTGATCGGTCGCGACACCCGGCAGTCCGGATTCGTCCTCGAAGAAGCCCTGGCCTCCGGTCTGCGCGCCGGGGGAGCCATGGTTCAGCGTGTCGGGGTGTTGCCCACCGCCGCGGTTTCCCTCGTGACCCTGCGACGGAATGCCGCGGCCGGCATCATGATCAGTGCCTCGCACAACGACGCCTGCGACAACGGGATCAAGTTTTTCGGACCCGATGGATTCAAACTGGATGACGCCACCGAAGCGGCGCTGGAGAAACTCATCGATGCCGCCCCCCAGCCGCACGGAAGCTTCCAACCCGAGTCTTCCAGCTTCGGGGCCCAACCGGAGGCCTTCGACCTTTACCTCGACACCCTCAAGGCGACATTGCCCGGCGGCTTCCGGCTCGATGGACGCAGGTTGGCGGTCGATGCCGCCCACGGAGCGGCTTGGGAAACCACCCCCCAATTGCTGCGTGAATTCGGTGCCGGGGTCCATGTCGTAGGCGCCTCACCCGATGGCACCAACATCAATGCGGGCTGTGGCAGTCTCCATCCCGGATTGCTGGCTGGTTTCATCCGTGAACACCCCGGCACCATCGGCATCTGCCACGATGGCGATGCCGACCGCCTCATCATGATCGATGAATCGGGCGAACCCCTGGATGGCGACGAATTGATGGCCATCGTGGCCGCCCGTGCGCTGGAGCAGGACACGTTGAAAAACCGGACATTGGTCGCCACGGTCATGAGCAACCTTGGGCTGAATGAAGTGTTGGAACAACGCGGCGGAAGGGTGGAACGGACCGCGGTCGGAGACCGCTATGTCCTTGAAGCCCTGCGCACGGGCGGACACACCCTGGGTGGCGAGCAGTCCGGGCATATCCTTTTCCTTGAGCATTTGCCCTCGGGAGACGGCCTCCTGGCGGCCCTGCAGATCTTGCGCGTCGTGGTGGAGTCCGGGCGGCCGCTGACCGAGCTCCGCCGGGTCATGCCCAAATACCCCCAGAAGCTGGTGGGATTGAAGGTGAGGGAAAAGCGTCCTCTGCCATCCATGCCCGCGGTGGAGGCGGCGGTGCGAAAAGTGGAATCCGCCATGGGTTCCAAGGGTCGTGTCCTGCTGCGCTACTCCGGGACGGAAAACAAGGCCCGCCTGCTGCTCGAATACGCCGAATCCGCGCCGCTGGACGGATGGTGTGAGGAGATCCTCGCCCCGCTCCGGGCCGAGATCGGTGTTTGA
- the folP gene encoding dihydropteroate synthase: MIWKHASGRFDIGSRPLLMGVLNVTPDSFSDGGCFLETSAAVDHGLRLLDDGADLIDIGGESTRPGAEPVPAAEEIQRVLPVIRELARLRPAAVLSVDTYKAAVAKEALQAGASVVNDVGAGLWDPEMLGVVAGGGAGYIAMHSRGTPRTMQADPHYANVTADVMEFLSSRRRALDEAGIPAERVAFDPGVGFGKTVSHNLELITQAAAFKALGRPVVWGLSRKSFIFKSLGLTPEDSRLPGGLAAHARLISAGGPQIWRVHEVAETRQFVHMWELLHNDAARRTG, translated from the coding sequence ATGATCTGGAAACACGCCTCGGGCCGCTTCGATATCGGCAGCCGCCCCCTGCTCATGGGGGTGCTCAACGTCACCCCCGATTCTTTTTCCGACGGGGGCTGCTTCCTGGAAACTTCCGCCGCGGTGGATCATGGCCTGCGCCTCTTGGATGATGGTGCGGATCTGATCGACATCGGTGGCGAATCGACCCGTCCGGGTGCCGAGCCCGTGCCCGCCGCGGAAGAAATCCAGCGGGTACTGCCTGTCATCCGGGAACTCGCCCGCCTCCGGCCCGCCGCGGTGCTTTCGGTCGATACCTATAAGGCTGCTGTCGCCAAAGAAGCCCTCCAGGCCGGGGCATCCGTGGTCAATGATGTCGGTGCCGGATTGTGGGACCCGGAAATGCTGGGGGTGGTGGCCGGTGGCGGCGCGGGCTACATCGCCATGCACAGCCGGGGCACCCCCAGGACCATGCAGGCCGATCCCCATTACGCCAATGTCACCGCCGATGTGATGGAATTCCTTTCTTCCCGCCGACGCGCCCTCGACGAGGCGGGCATTCCCGCCGAGCGGGTGGCCTTCGACCCCGGGGTGGGATTTGGCAAAACCGTTTCCCACAACTTGGAATTGATCACCCAGGCCGCGGCTTTCAAGGCACTGGGTCGCCCGGTGGTCTGGGGGCTTTCACGCAAATCCTTCATCTTCAAATCCCTTGGCCTGACCCCGGAAGATTCCCGTCTGCCCGGAGGCCTGGCCGCCCACGCGCGCCTGATCTCAGCCGGTGGTCCGCAGATCTGGCGGGTGCATGAAGTGGCCGAAACCCGCCAATTCGTGCACATGTGGGAATTGCTGCACAACGATGCAGCCCGAAGAACGGGATGA
- the ftsH gene encoding ATP-dependent zinc metalloprotease FtsH has protein sequence MSKDKSGPRPPKLPKAPIRRKPDDGGSTPPSNSRFFVLLVIGAGVLMLAFYAHRLQVEGVTKEISYPEFITRLKGGEFEKVVVLNEPARGTSFLEGSIKPGLPVAPTSPVPGAEAKESAPAVPGIFGAAPTKPPAPQKYRAPIILESPLVRDLPEIFAQAGFPQVEQKTIDNTTWATLIGILPFILFILLMYFFFRQQIKMAGKNAFTFGKSKARLLSKDKNKITFKDVAGVDEAKDEVQEIVEFLKDPKRFQRLGGRIPKGVLMVGPPGTGKTLLAKAIAGEADVPFYGISGSDFVEMFVGVGASRVRDMFEQGRKTAPCLIFIDEIDAVGRSRGHGLGGGHDEREQTLNAMLVEMDGIDSQEGVIIIAATNRKDVLDPALLRPGRFDREVTVNLPDVKGREQILAVHARKVKVADGVDWSIIARGTPGFSGAELANLINEGALIAARRAAAAIELPDLEEARDKVRWGRERRSMAMSEEQKKITAYHEAGHAVLNVLLANTDPLHKVTIIPRGPALGVTMMLPKEDRYGYAKRQILDRLCVTMGGRVAEEIFLGEISSGASGDIQQATWFAKKMVCEWGMSEKLGMVQYGDHDEYVFLGREMSRARGYSEETAREIDKEVLAVVNTAYERASDLIKANRDKTEAIALALLEYETLDGTHVEDIMKHGEMKNPPPKNAAPPVTPLPQEPLDKAKPATKKGKDDGLLPGLEGAPAGA, from the coding sequence ATGTCTAAAGATAAATCCGGCCCGAGGCCTCCCAAACTGCCGAAGGCTCCCATCCGCCGCAAACCCGATGACGGCGGTTCCACACCTCCTTCCAATTCCCGCTTTTTTGTTCTCTTGGTCATCGGAGCCGGCGTCCTCATGCTCGCTTTCTATGCCCATCGTCTTCAAGTCGAGGGGGTGACCAAGGAAATCAGCTACCCGGAATTCATCACCCGCTTGAAAGGCGGCGAGTTTGAAAAAGTGGTCGTGCTCAATGAACCCGCCCGCGGAACCAGTTTCCTTGAGGGCTCGATCAAGCCCGGTTTGCCGGTAGCCCCAACTTCACCCGTCCCCGGGGCCGAAGCCAAGGAATCCGCCCCCGCCGTCCCCGGCATCTTTGGCGCCGCGCCGACCAAGCCTCCCGCGCCCCAGAAATACCGCGCCCCCATTATTCTCGAATCGCCGCTGGTGCGCGACCTTCCGGAAATCTTCGCCCAGGCCGGGTTCCCCCAGGTCGAACAGAAGACCATCGACAACACCACCTGGGCCACCCTCATTGGTATCCTGCCCTTCATTCTATTCATCCTCCTGATGTACTTTTTCTTCCGCCAGCAGATCAAAATGGCGGGCAAGAACGCCTTCACCTTCGGCAAGAGCAAGGCCCGCCTCCTCTCCAAGGACAAAAACAAGATCACCTTCAAGGACGTGGCCGGGGTCGACGAAGCCAAGGACGAGGTCCAGGAAATCGTCGAGTTCCTCAAGGATCCCAAGCGCTTCCAACGACTCGGTGGGCGCATCCCGAAGGGTGTGCTCATGGTCGGCCCTCCCGGTACCGGTAAAACCCTCCTGGCCAAGGCCATCGCCGGTGAGGCCGATGTGCCCTTCTACGGCATCAGCGGTTCCGACTTCGTGGAAATGTTCGTCGGCGTCGGTGCCTCTCGCGTGCGCGACATGTTCGAGCAGGGCCGCAAGACCGCCCCCTGTCTCATCTTCATCGATGAAATCGACGCGGTCGGCCGCAGCCGCGGCCATGGCCTGGGCGGCGGGCACGATGAACGCGAACAAACGCTTAACGCCATGCTGGTGGAAATGGACGGCATTGACTCCCAGGAAGGCGTCATCATCATCGCCGCCACCAACCGCAAGGACGTGCTCGACCCCGCGCTTCTCCGGCCCGGCCGGTTCGACCGCGAAGTCACGGTCAACCTCCCCGACGTCAAGGGCCGCGAACAGATCCTCGCCGTCCATGCCCGCAAGGTGAAGGTCGCCGACGGCGTCGACTGGAGCATCATCGCCCGAGGCACCCCGGGGTTCTCGGGGGCCGAACTGGCCAATCTCATCAATGAAGGCGCCCTCATCGCCGCTCGCCGTGCCGCCGCCGCCATCGAACTTCCCGATCTGGAGGAAGCCCGCGACAAAGTCCGTTGGGGCCGCGAGCGCCGCAGCATGGCCATGAGCGAGGAACAAAAGAAAATCACCGCCTATCATGAGGCCGGCCACGCCGTGCTCAATGTCCTCCTGGCCAACACCGATCCCCTGCACAAAGTCACCATCATCCCCCGCGGGCCCGCCCTCGGCGTGACCATGATGCTCCCGAAGGAAGACCGCTATGGTTATGCCAAGCGACAGATCCTCGACCGCCTCTGCGTCACCATGGGCGGACGCGTGGCCGAGGAAATTTTCCTCGGGGAAATCTCCAGCGGCGCCTCCGGCGACATCCAGCAGGCCACCTGGTTCGCCAAGAAGATGGTTTGTGAGTGGGGCATGAGCGAAAAACTCGGCATGGTGCAATACGGCGACCACGATGAATACGTCTTCCTCGGACGGGAAATGTCCCGCGCCCGTGGTTACAGCGAGGAAACCGCCCGCGAGATCGACAAGGAAGTTCTCGCCGTGGTCAACACCGCCTACGAACGCGCCAGTGACTTGATCAAGGCCAACCGGGACAAAACCGAGGCCATCGCCCTCGCCCTGCTGGAATACGAGACCCTCGACGGCACCCACGTCGAGGACATCATGAAACACGGCGAGATGAAGAATCCGCCGCCGAAGAATGCCGCTCCGCCCGTGACCCCTCTGCCCCAGGAACCCCTCGACAAGGCCAAACCGGCCACCAAAAAAGGCAAGGACGACGGATTGCTGCCCGGCTTGGAAGGCGCTCCTGCCGGGGCCTGA